The following proteins are encoded in a genomic region of Pseudodesulfovibrio mercurii:
- a CDS encoding (Fe-S)-binding protein, with translation MADIHKLAQMFKELDDQLVGCMRCGMCQAVCPIFKISGKEADVTRGKLALLDGLASEMLSDPEGVNEKLNRCLLCGTCQANCPSGVSVMDIFLKARAIMTGYFGLSPAKKAIFRGLLKNPKLFNALTEMGAKFQGVFTKKVDDMLGSSCARFNAPIIGDRHFSSLASKPFHKIVPEMDTPAGSSGLRVAFYVGCVIDKIYPHVGEAILKVLKHHGVGVFMPAGQACCGIPVLSSGDSDTFDTLVGMNVDRFKGGEFDYLVTGCASCTSTIKELWPHMYHGDSARTYDIGVLQRKTMDISQFLVDILKVEPKALAGGKSVTYHDPCHLKNSLGITAQPRTLLKAAGCEFKEMTDAGTCCGCGGSFNIAHYELSKEIGSRKADNIIATKTQVAATSCPACMLQITDMLSQKGADMSVKHVIELYADSL, from the coding sequence ATGGCAGATATCCATAAACTCGCACAAATGTTCAAGGAACTGGACGACCAATTGGTCGGGTGCATGCGCTGCGGCATGTGCCAGGCGGTCTGTCCGATCTTCAAGATAAGCGGCAAGGAAGCCGACGTCACCCGCGGCAAGCTGGCCCTGCTCGACGGTCTGGCCTCCGAGATGCTCTCCGACCCGGAGGGCGTCAACGAGAAGCTCAACCGCTGCCTGCTCTGCGGCACCTGCCAGGCCAACTGCCCGTCCGGCGTGTCCGTCATGGACATCTTCCTCAAGGCCCGCGCGATCATGACCGGCTACTTCGGCCTGTCCCCGGCCAAGAAGGCCATCTTCCGCGGCCTGCTGAAGAACCCCAAGCTGTTCAACGCCCTGACCGAGATGGGCGCCAAGTTCCAGGGGGTCTTCACCAAGAAGGTGGACGACATGCTCGGATCGAGCTGCGCCCGGTTCAACGCGCCGATCATCGGCGACCGTCACTTCAGCTCCCTGGCCTCCAAGCCGTTCCACAAGATCGTCCCGGAGATGGACACCCCGGCCGGTTCGTCCGGGCTGCGCGTGGCCTTCTACGTGGGCTGCGTCATCGACAAGATCTACCCCCACGTGGGCGAGGCCATCCTCAAGGTCCTCAAGCACCACGGGGTGGGCGTGTTCATGCCGGCGGGCCAGGCCTGCTGCGGCATCCCTGTCCTGTCCAGCGGCGACAGCGACACCTTCGACACCCTGGTGGGCATGAACGTGGACCGGTTCAAGGGCGGGGAGTTCGACTACCTGGTCACCGGCTGCGCCTCCTGCACCTCGACCATCAAGGAACTGTGGCCCCACATGTACCATGGCGATTCCGCCAGGACCTACGACATCGGCGTGCTCCAACGGAAAACGATGGACATCAGCCAGTTCCTTGTGGATATTCTGAAGGTCGAGCCCAAGGCCCTTGCAGGCGGCAAGAGTGTGACCTACCATGACCCCTGTCACCTGAAGAACTCGCTGGGCATCACCGCCCAGCCCCGGACCCTGCTCAAGGCGGCCGGGTGCGAGTTCAAGGAGATGACCGACGCGGGAACCTGTTGCGGCTGCGGCGGCAGCTTCAACATCGCCCACTACGAGCTGTCCAAGGAAATCGGCAGCCGCAAGGCGGACAACATCATCGCGACCAAAACCCAGGTGGCTGCGACCAGCTGCCCGGCCTGCATGCTCCAGATCACGGACATGCTCTCTCAGAAAGGAGCCGACATGAGCGTCAAGCATGTCATTGAGCTCTATGCCGACTCCCTATAA
- a CDS encoding L-lactate permease, with the protein MSIEVLALIALLPILVALVLMVGLRWPATKAMPLAWLTAAVGGILAWKLPVAYVAALTLQGFVTAIGILIIVFGAILILRTLQHSGGMETIQHGMQNITPDRRIQAIIIGYMFAAFIEGAAGFGTPAALAAPLLLSLGFPPLAAAIICLVFNSFPVTFGAVGTPVVLGLKFLAPSVDAAVKAGVPGLNFANMGDFNLVVGQWATLMHLGMIFILPIFMLGFITRFFGPERSWKPGFAAWKFCIFAAVAFTIPYLIFAWNVGPEFPSLIGGLVGLGIIIVGAKKGFCMPKTSWDFGSPAKWDPEWTGSVSSDGTEFKAHMSQFKAWLPYILIGLILVVTRIPELGLKGLLAGQAIKFSNILGFKSVNASIAYLYLPGTIPFTLVALLTVWIHGMPGEKVKLAWTQAFKTMKNPTIALFASVALVSIFRGSGIVDAALNPNNYPSMPLAMAKAVAAITGNAWPMFASFVGGLGAFITGSNTVSDLLFAEFQWGVAAQLELPRQVIVAAQAVGGAMGNMICIHNIVAACAVVGLSGMEGAILRRTVWPFLLYGVVVGIVASLMSFVFLPGLF; encoded by the coding sequence ATGTCTATCGAAGTGCTCGCGTTAATCGCGCTGCTGCCCATTCTGGTGGCGCTTGTTCTGATGGTCGGTCTGCGCTGGCCCGCCACCAAAGCCATGCCCCTGGCCTGGCTGACCGCGGCGGTCGGCGGCATCCTGGCCTGGAAACTGCCCGTCGCCTACGTCGCCGCCCTGACCCTGCAGGGCTTCGTGACGGCCATCGGTATTTTGATCATCGTTTTCGGTGCGATCCTGATCCTGCGCACCCTGCAGCATTCCGGCGGCATGGAGACCATCCAGCACGGCATGCAGAACATCACCCCCGACCGGCGCATCCAGGCCATCATCATCGGCTACATGTTCGCCGCCTTCATCGAAGGCGCGGCCGGTTTCGGCACTCCCGCCGCCCTGGCCGCCCCGCTGCTGCTCTCCCTGGGCTTCCCGCCCCTGGCCGCAGCCATCATCTGCCTGGTCTTCAACTCCTTCCCCGTGACCTTCGGCGCGGTCGGCACCCCGGTCGTCCTGGGCCTCAAGTTCCTGGCCCCCAGCGTCGACGCCGCGGTCAAGGCGGGCGTCCCCGGCCTGAACTTCGCCAACATGGGCGACTTCAACCTGGTCGTCGGCCAGTGGGCCACTCTCATGCACCTGGGCATGATCTTCATCCTGCCCATCTTCATGCTCGGCTTCATCACCCGCTTCTTCGGCCCCGAGCGCAGCTGGAAGCCCGGCTTCGCCGCCTGGAAGTTCTGCATCTTCGCCGCCGTGGCCTTCACCATTCCCTACCTGATCTTCGCCTGGAACGTCGGTCCCGAGTTCCCGTCCCTGATCGGTGGTCTGGTCGGCCTGGGCATCATCATCGTCGGCGCCAAGAAGGGCTTCTGCATGCCCAAGACCAGCTGGGACTTCGGTAGTCCGGCCAAGTGGGATCCCGAGTGGACCGGTTCCGTGTCCTCCGACGGCACCGAGTTCAAGGCGCACATGAGCCAGTTCAAGGCCTGGTTGCCCTACATCCTCATCGGCCTCATCCTGGTCGTGACCCGCATCCCCGAGCTCGGCCTCAAGGGCCTGCTCGCCGGTCAGGCCATCAAGTTCAGCAACATCCTCGGCTTCAAGTCCGTCAATGCCTCCATCGCGTACCTGTATCTGCCCGGCACCATTCCGTTCACCCTGGTCGCCCTGCTGACCGTGTGGATTCACGGCATGCCCGGCGAGAAGGTCAAGCTGGCCTGGACCCAGGCCTTCAAGACCATGAAGAATCCGACCATCGCCCTGTTCGCATCGGTGGCCCTGGTCTCCATCTTCCGCGGCTCCGGCATCGTCGACGCTGCTCTGAACCCGAACAACTACCCGTCCATGCCTCTGGCCATGGCCAAGGCCGTCGCCGCCATCACCGGCAACGCCTGGCCCATGTTCGCCTCGTTCGTGGGCGGTCTGGGCGCGTTCATCACCGGTTCCAACACCGTGTCCGACCTGCTCTTCGCCGAGTTCCAGTGGGGCGTGGCCGCGCAGCTCGAACTGCCCCGCCAGGTCATCGTGGCCGCCCAGGCCGTCGGTGGCGCCATGGGCAACATGATCTGCATCCACAACATCGTCGCCGCCTGCGCCGTGGTCGGCCTGTCCGGCATGGAAGGTGCAATCCTGAGACGGACCGTATGGCCCTTCCTGCTGTACGGCGTCGTGGTCGGCATCGTGGCCTCGCTGATGAGCTTCGTGTTCCTGCCCGGCCTGTTCTAA
- a CDS encoding FAD-binding oxidoreductase, translating into MTKEAIIKEFEAIVGAENVMTGETDRHAYSYDAAVLDSVMPALVVRPRTSEALGALTKLCNDNGLPMTVRGSGTNLSGGTIPHPGGVVVLTNGLNRIIEINEADMYAIVEPGVVTAQFAAEVAKRGLFYPPDPGSMAVSTLGGNVAENAGGLRGLKYGVTKDYVMGMEFWDVNGELVKTGSRTVKCVTGYNLAGLMVASEGTLGVFDKIILKLIPPAQAAKSMMAVFPSMKAASETVAAIIANKIVPATLEMMDNFTIRTVENFRGAGLPVDAAALLLIEVDGHPAQVADEAAMVEKICKENGATEMKVAKDAAERDAVWQARRDALPALAKLKPTCVLEDATVPRSKIPAMIEALEQIAKELNLTIGTFGHAGDGNLHPTILTDKRDKEEWKRVEKGIDMIFDKALAMGGTLSGEHGIGLAKSKYLAQETSKATLAYARRMKSVLDPKGILNPDKIVGAE; encoded by the coding sequence ATGACCAAAGAAGCGATTATCAAAGAATTCGAAGCCATAGTCGGTGCCGAAAACGTTATGACCGGCGAGACCGATCGTCACGCCTATTCCTATGACGCCGCCGTTCTCGACTCTGTCATGCCCGCCCTGGTGGTCCGTCCCCGGACCAGCGAGGCCCTGGGCGCCCTGACCAAACTGTGCAACGACAACGGCCTGCCCATGACCGTGCGCGGCTCGGGCACCAACCTGTCCGGCGGCACCATTCCCCATCCCGGCGGCGTGGTCGTGCTGACCAACGGCCTGAACCGCATCATCGAGATCAACGAGGCCGACATGTACGCCATCGTCGAGCCCGGCGTGGTCACCGCCCAGTTCGCGGCCGAAGTGGCCAAGCGCGGCCTGTTCTACCCGCCCGATCCGGGCTCCATGGCCGTGTCCACCCTGGGCGGCAACGTGGCCGAGAACGCCGGCGGCCTGCGCGGCCTGAAGTACGGCGTGACCAAGGACTACGTCATGGGCATGGAGTTCTGGGACGTCAACGGCGAACTGGTCAAGACCGGCTCCCGCACCGTCAAGTGCGTCACCGGCTACAACCTGGCCGGACTGATGGTCGCCTCCGAGGGCACGCTGGGCGTGTTCGACAAGATCATCCTCAAGCTCATTCCCCCGGCGCAGGCCGCCAAGTCCATGATGGCCGTGTTCCCGTCCATGAAGGCCGCCTCCGAGACCGTGGCCGCCATCATCGCCAACAAGATCGTCCCGGCCACCCTCGAGATGATGGACAACTTCACCATCCGCACGGTGGAGAACTTCCGCGGCGCGGGCCTGCCCGTGGACGCGGCCGCCCTGCTGCTCATCGAGGTGGACGGTCACCCCGCCCAGGTCGCGGACGAGGCCGCCATGGTCGAAAAGATCTGCAAGGAGAACGGGGCCACCGAGATGAAGGTCGCCAAGGACGCCGCCGAGCGCGACGCCGTCTGGCAGGCCCGCCGCGACGCCCTGCCCGCCCTGGCCAAGCTCAAGCCCACCTGCGTGCTCGAGGACGCCACCGTGCCGCGCTCCAAGATTCCGGCCATGATCGAGGCCCTGGAACAGATCGCCAAGGAACTGAACCTGACCATCGGCACCTTCGGCCACGCCGGCGACGGCAACCTGCACCCCACCATCCTGACCGACAAGCGCGACAAGGAAGAGTGGAAGCGCGTGGAAAAGGGCATCGACATGATCTTCGACAAGGCCCTGGCCATGGGCGGCACCCTTTCCGGCGAACACGGCATCGGCCTGGCCAAGTCCAAGTACCTGGCCCAGGAGACCTCCAAGGCCACCCTGGCCTACGCCCGCCGCATGAAGTCCGTTCTTGATCCCAAAGGCATCCTCAACCCCGATAAGATCGTCGGCGCCGAGTAG